A segment of the Candidatus Firestonebacteria bacterium RIFOXYD2_FULL_39_29 genome:
AGGGTCGGGTATTTCGGAAGAAATAAAAAAACAAGTATTTGAACCTTTTTTTACAACGAAAGAGGTCGGGAAAGGCACAGGATTGGGATTAAGTCTGTCGTTTGAAATAATAAAAAAGCACGGTTTTGAGATAACTTTAGAAAGCGAAAAGAATAAAGGTTCGAAGTTCATGGTAAAAATACCTTACAGTTCTTTAAAAAATATCTGCTAATTTTCATTTGACAATTCTTTCCATATTTACTATAATAATTTAAAATAATTTCACGGGGGTGAGATAATATGAATAATCTTATTATCGAAGAAACCATTGAAAGAAAAATATTGCTTTTTAGAGGGCAAAAAGTAATGCTGAGTTATGACTTAGCCGAACTATATTGCGTGGAGCATAAGCGAAAGAAACTCTGAACGGTTTCCGCAAGACTTCATGTTTCAGTTAACCCGGGAAGAATATGACGTTTTGCGGTCGCAATTTGCGACCGCAAATGATAAAACAAAAATAAGATATGCCCCGTATGCTTTTACAGAACAAGGAATAGCGATGCTTTCGAGCGTCTTGAATAGCGACAGGGCGAGATTAGAGTTAACATTGAAATAATGCGCGTCTTTGTCGCTTATAGGAATCACCTTTTGGCAAATAAAGACATTGCATCTAAGTTCAAAGAAATAGAAGAAGATCTTGGAAAACATGATAAAGCAATAACCAAGCTTTTATGTGATATGTTCCTTTTAATGTATCCGGAGAAGAAAGATAACAAAAAGATAGGGTTCAGAAAAGAGTGAAAATGCCTCAATTTCAGCGAGACAGATGTCTCTAATTCATTCACGGGGGTGAAAAGTATGAAAAAAATCAACAGAAGTAAAGGTCAGACAATCGCGGAGTATGCTTTGATAATTGGGCTTGTTGCGGTTATCATAATAGGGGCGATGAAAATATTTGGTGGTTCGGTTGCAGCCGGCTTTGCTAAGATTGGAGCCATGATAGCGGGAGCGTTTTAAAAGAAATAGCAGTTTGTAAAGTCTATAAGGTTTGTAAAGTTTTTAAAGTCAAATCGTTGAAGTTTGATTATGTTTTGCATTGTCAAAGACGGTTGACAAAAGCCTGTAGAATAAGATAAAGATTCCTTTGAAAAAACCTTACAAACTTTATGAACTTTAAAAACACTATTAACCGTTTTACTGGAGTAAAACGCGGCCAGGTACTTGTTGAATTTGCATTGATAATTCCAATATTTATATTGGTGTTTCTTTGTATTGTGCAAACGGCTATGATATTTAATGCACAGTATACTGCAAACTACGCTTCTTTTTGCGGGGCCAGGGCGGCTATCGTGCATGCGAAAATTCCTGATAAACCGGATGTATATGCTAACCTGGCTGCCAGGTTTGTTTTAAATGCCGGATCATTAAACCCGTTGAAGCAAATTGCTTTGGTCAAGGGGGAGTATATGCTTTTTGAATACCGGGTTACGGTAACCATACTGGTAAGAAATTACATACCTGGATACAATCTCATCGTTCCGGTTTTTCCCGTGAAAGGGTCAACAAGGTTGCCTATAGAATGAAAAAAACAAAAGGACAAACAGCTGTACTTCTGATTATTATTTTGCCCATTATTATTCTTATTCTTGCCTATACGCTTTCTCACGGGAAATTGATTTACCGTCGGATGAAGCTTCAAAATGCCACGGACGGTGCGGCCTATACCTCCGCCCTTTGGCAGGCGCGGGGGCTGAATATTGTTTCTGATCTTAACTGGTGTTTGGTAGCCGCTTTCACCGCAGAATCCGCGAGTTTAAAGTTTACGTACCCGGTCACAAAATCGGTTGCTCTTTCCCAGGATATGGTAAACAGGACTTTTCCGGGAACTGGGGCATATGCCGGCTACAGTAATTTTAAGAGTAATTTTTCAAATGGAACGGCTGTTAAGCTGGATTTAAAAGGAATGTTTTCTCTAAAGGTAAAAAGAATCGGTCCCTTTAAAGACCTTCAATATATGGTTAAGGATACTACAAAAGGCTGGGTTGATCAAAAAAACCGGGGCCCTTATTCTCTTGTCAACGGACTCGGATATCCTGAGCCGGGCTTTATCGGGATAGGTGCTTTTGGTTTTGGAATTCCTTTTATGAATGCGTTTGCACAAGCCATGCCGGACAAAGAAGATACGGATTTAAGAAAACTTTTAAATGATATGGATGTGAGTCTGGTTACCGGAGACCTCTGGGATCCGTCGTACGCGCCGAGACTCATACCTGTATCTCTTGGCGGTCCTATTCTTTCAAAAGGAGTAATGCATTGAAAAGAAGAAAAAGTAAAGGCGCGGCGCTGGTGGAGTTCATGCTGGTTGTTCCGGTCATAATTCTCCTGTGGACCGGGTTGTATAAATTAAACTCATTATATGTCATTAAACAAAAATTAGCAGTATCGGCGCGGTGCGGGTCGTGGCTGGACAGAGACGGTGTATCCGGAAGTTTACTTGAGCCAAGAATGATGGAAGACCTCTCTACGTGCAAATTGATTAAACTTCAAAACTGTACGATTGTAGGCTTAACAAAAGCCATAAAGCCGATATACCGTGATAAAGCAAGTGAACTTACGGTCCGATATCTCGCGGACAATGTGCCGGCTCCGGCTCCGCTATTTTTGGAAGAAAAATTCTCTCTCGGGCATAACTCCTGGATAGTCGGACCAAAGCGGAATAAAAATCTGGATATTTTAAAGGATAAAACCAAACCAAAATGGCAAGATATCTTTTTTTAATACTGGTGTTAACCGGAAATTTGTTTTCTAAGGTTTATGAAGATTTAGACAGGGGAGCTTTGCAAAATGTTACTTCCCTGGAACTTCGTATTAACGGTGCCGTTGGGTCGGGGAAAGTGTTTTATTCAAAGTTTGATCTTAATACGGCAAAAGATGCTTTCAGGTCGTTCATGCGGGGAAAAGGTTTTTCTGAAACAGGGGACTGTGGAAATATTGCAAGTTATCAAAACGGGGAAATGAAAATAAAGGCAATATTTTCCCCCGGTGAAAAAGGTACGGCGATAATTGCCCTGGAAACCAAAGGTGAGGAGAAAAGAACAGAAGACGGCGATGTTCCCGGAGCAGACCTTGTTGACATTCCCCGTCCAAAAAACAGCAAAAGAGAGCTCTGCCTCGAACGTCTCTCCGGAAAAGAAAGATCCACGACTATAATATACGAAATAAAAGAATCCCCCTCCTCCTGTGCTAATTATTATCAAAATCTAATGGAAAATTACGGCTGGTCCTCTATTCTTTCCGAAAAAAGCAAGGAAGGCACTCTGCTTGCTTTTGAAGCCACCAACAAATGGTGCAACATTTTTATCGGCAATGAGAGAGTTATAATGTCGCACTATTCACGATAAGGCGAGCATATTGACGATTTACGATTGACAATTTACAATTTAATGTTGGCGGATAGAAGACTCCGCCTTCCTAAAGAGTTATTGTAAAAATATTAAAATACTAGAGGGGCTTTTACCGCTTACCATAGATTGTCAGTCGTCAATCGTAAATTGTAAATAGCTGTATTCTCATCATCCTTATTGATTAAAAAGCCCCTTTCTGGTATATAAGTAATATATGAAACTTGGCATTGTTGGTTTACCCAATGTAGGAAAGTCCACGCTTTTTAATGCCCTGACTAAACTTGCGGCGGAGGTGGCTAATTTTCCGTTCACAACAATTAATCCTAATGTCGGGATTGTTACTGTTTTTGATGAGAGGTTGGAAAAGCTCTCAAAGATAATTCCTCATGAAAAGCTGACTTTTACTACCGTTGAGTTTGTTGACATTGCGGGACTGGTTAAAGGTGCTTCCAAGGGGGAAGGGCTTGGCAATCAGTTTTTATCCCACATTCGTGAAGTTGATGGAATACTCCACGTGGTCAGATGTTTTGAGGATGAAAATGTCGTGCATGTTTCCGGTAGCGTTGACCCGGTCAGGGATGCGGAGATAATAAATACCGAACTTCTCCTCGCTGATCTTGAGCATGTAGAAAAAGGTTTTCAAAAAATACAAAAGCTTTTAAAAACCAATAACAAAAAAGTATTTCAAGAACAGGATATGCTAAGGAAGATTAAAGAAAATCTTAACAAGGGAGTTCCGGTCCGCTTAATTAAATTTGAAGAGCACGAAGCGGAGTTCATGACGCAGTACTTTTTCCTGACAAGCAAGCCGATGTTATATCTGGCAAATGTAAGCGAGAATAAATCCCCTGCGGTTACAAAGTTGAAGGAAAAAGCCAAAGAAGAAAACGCCGAAGTGGTGGAAATAATGAGCAAGCTGGAGCTTGAAATGTGTTCTTTGACCGAAGAAGAATGCAAAGAGTTCGGAAAAGAGTACGGTATTGACGAAGCCGGTTTGAAGCGTCTTGTTAAAGCCGCGCATTCGCTTCTTGGCCTTATAACATTCTTTACTGTAAAAGAACCCGAAATCAGATCCTGGTCCATCTCCGCAAATACTAAAGCCCCGAAAGCCGCCGGAAAGATACACTCCGATATGGAAAGGGGTTTTATAAGCGCTGAAGTAATTAACACAGAAGAACTTTTAAAGATAGGTTCCTGGTCAGAAGCCCGCGCCAAAGGTGCCCTTGCCCTGCAAGGAAAAGAGTACACCGTAAAAGACGGCGACGTGATACAATTTCGTTTCGGGCTTTAGTTTTTTCCCAGCACCAAGCACCCAGGACCTGAAACCTGCCTCTTTAAAACCCAAGCATAATCCAACAGTTTTCTGAGTGTTTTCGGGCTAAATTATGTTGAGTTTCCCCATTTTTTCGAGTATAACTCACAAAAAGCATGCAAACTAAGGCAAAACGGATTTTTTGCACGTGGAGTTTTCCTGTTTTCTGTGACTTGTGAGCAGCGTACAGAAATTTAAAGAAATGTTCGGAAAAAGGCTGAATTGTTCGAGCAAAGCGAGTTATTCGGCCGCCGAACATGGAGATAAATTTCCTCCAGTTGCGAATCGGAACAGAAAACGGGGAAACTTCACTAAATTATGTATTGCAATATTTTCTATTTTTGCTATAATACTACTTCGCAATAGTCCAAAGCTGCGAGTATCTACGCGGTCAGGACTGGGTTGTTTGCGGAAAAATATGAAACATTCTGTATCGGAGCGAATACGCCGCTTTTGATGCGCCGGCAATACCCGGTTAACGCGGTCCCAGCCTTCTGAAACCGCAGAAAGCCAAAGATGGGTATTTGCTATTTAATTATTTAATTCTATGTAAGGAGGATTTTACTTTGATAGTTTATGAAACGACATTTGTTGTAGACGGTAAGACCCCGGAAGCGGAAGTGGAAAAGCTCACGGCGAAGTTCACCCAGATTATCACCACGGCAAAGGGTGAGATAGTAAAGATAGAAAAGCTGGGAAAGAGAGAGCTTTCTTATATGATAGGTAATTCCAAAGACGGTTACTATGTATATATCGAAGCAAAGATGGACGGGGAAATAGTAAAAGAGGTTGAAAGAAATTACAGGATCAGTGACGCGGTTTTAAGATACCTCACTATTAAAAAGGTGATACATAAACCGATAAAGAAGAAAAAGAAAAAAGTAGTTGCGGCTGCGTCCACTGCTCCTGCAGTGCCTTCTGTGCCCGCAGCAAAATAAAAGTATTTTCTCAAAGTATAGGAAAAAACAAAAGAGGTTAGGCAAGAATTGTTAAAGTTTGAATCAGTGTCCACCTGCGGTGATATCTAGTCCGCTACAATGCTGAGCGAGACCACGCCAATAGGCGGGCCAAGGGCGGAGAATCCAAAATCTGTGGAATCTTTTTAAGGGGGATATAATGGCCAGTTTAAATAAAGTAATGTTGATAGGCAATCTCACCAGAGATCCGGAGTTGAAATATATTCCGAGCGGGTCCGCGGTTGGTACTTTAAATATTGCTGTAAACAGGAAGTACAAAGCCCAGGACGGGTCGCTAAAAGATGATGTTTGTTTTGTCCGGGTGACAGTATGGGGAAAGCCTGCGGAAAATTGTAATGAGTATTTAAGTAAAGGCAGCCCGGTTTATATTGAAGGAAGACTTCAATTTAAAAGCTGGGAGAAGGATGGACAGAAGAGATCATCTCTGGATGTTGTAGCAGAACGCGTCCAATTTTTAGGCGGAAAGAAAGGGGCGGCTACAGGCGGGGATTCAGAAGCTATTCCTGAAGAACCTATTGAAGGCGCAGCCGGCGGCGGATCGGAAGAAGACAAGCCCCCGTTTTGACAGTCTGTTGAAAATTTAGAATAAAGGACATCTGACAGACTGTCACCTCGTCATTTGCTCTCAAATGACGGGTAACAGCAAAATACAACGCAGTTGTAACAAAATACTAAAAATCTAAAATGGATCCCCGACTAAAGCTTCGGGGACGGCGTGCTAGAGGAATAAATCTTGCGCCGATATAAAGGAGCAATGTAATGGAAAATAGATATGAATCCAGAGGTGAATCAAGAGGAGACTCCAGAGGCGGCGATAGAGGAGGGGACAGGGGCGGTTCGAGGTCTGATGGTCCCGGCGGCAGAGGTGCCAGACCCAGAGGTAAATTTTTTAAAGGTCCGAGAAGAAAACAGTGCAGATTCTGTACCGAAGAGAATATGACCATAGATTATAAAAATGTAAGTATGCTCCGCCAGTTTTTAACGGAAAGAGCAAAGATTGTTCCAAGGAGAACCACCGGTAATTGCGCGAAGCATCAGAGACAGATGACCGAAGCCGTAAAAAGGGCAAGAGTTCTCGCCCTGGTACCTTTCACGGTGGAATAGTAAAAACAGCAAGCAAAGCAAAAACAGTAAGTGAAGTAGAAGAAGTAAGAAAAGAAAATGAAGAGAGATCATTGCTAAGTTTTTGCTTGTATCAGTGGAATCAGATGTTTTGTAATCTGTGGAATCTACTTCAATAAAGGAGTACTTAAATGAAAGTCATACTTATTAAAGATGTTGATAAAATAGGAAAGAAAGGCGATATTAAAAATGTTTCTGACGGTTATGCCAGGAACTTTTTATTTGCAAAAAATGTTGCTGTTCCTGCTACGGAAACAAGTATAAAAGGTGTTGAAGAGATGAAGAAGAGGGATGTTATTAAGCTTGCGAAGGAAAAAGAGGTATTCGTAGAACTTGCATCCAAGCTTGGAAAGCTTTCTCTGACGATAACAACACAAGTCGGCGAAGAAGATAAGATGTTTGGTGCTGTTACCACTGAAGATATTGCCGAAGCTATAAAAAAAGAAGGCTTCGAAGTGGATAAGAGAAAGATCGATCTTGTCGAACCTATTAAAGCTCTTGGGGCTTTTGATGTGGGAATAAAGCTTCATCCTGAAGTTACCGCGACCGTTAAGGTCTGGGTAGTAAAAAAGTAGCTCTTATTCGTAGTTGCCCGATTCCCTCCCCTCCAAAGAACCGGCGGGCAGGCATAAAGATTGGCGGGCACAAGCATCGGGCCGCCTGATATCATGCCTGAAGCATGATTCGCCTCAGGCGGAAAACAGGCAACTACAGTTTTTCAAATTAAATTATTTTTTACCGGGAATACTATGGCAAATGAGAAGCTTCCGCCGCAGAACATAGAAGCCGAGAAATCGGTTATAGGTTCGATGCTTATAGAACCTGAGGCCTTGCAGAAAGTTGTTGAGCTGCTCAAGGAAGACAGCTTTTACAGGGATTCGCACAGAAAAATATTCTCTGCGGTGATGCGCCTTTTTGATAATAATCAGCCGGTTGATCTCATTACCGTAGCTGAAGAGTTAAAAAAGAATAATGAGCTTGACAGGGTGGGCGGAGCGGAATATATTGCAGAACTCATTAATACGGTTCCGACCGCCGCTAATGTCGAATACTACGCGGGTATAGTTAAGGAAAAAAGTGCTCTCAGAGATCTGATAAATATTTCAACTGCAATAATTACGGATGCCTATAATGAAAATTCTGTAGCAGATACACTTCTCGATAAAGCAGAGCATCAGATATTTTCCATATCGGAAAAGCGTATACGTCCGGGATTCCTCAAAATGAAGGATTTGGTGCATGCTTCTATTCAAAAAATAGAAGAACTTTCATATAAACAGGTTCTGGTCACCGGGGTTCCTACCGGTTTTGAAAAGCTTGATGAGATGACTACCGGCCTTCACGGCGGAGAACTCATAGTTATTGCGGCCCGTCCTGGTATGGGTAAAACCTCTCTATGTCTTTCCATAGCCCTCAATGCTTCCATCAGATATAAAATACCGGTTGCTATTTTCTCTCTTGAAATGGCCGCGGATCAAATAGTACTCAGAATGCTCTCCGCTGAAGCCAGAGTATCCATGCACCGGTTAAGATCCGGAAAAACCTATGATAATGAATGGCCGAATATTACCATGGCGGCAAGTCACCTGGCAGAGGCGCCGATATATATAGATGATTCTTCGAGTATTTCTGCGCTTGAGATTAAAGCAAAGTGTAGAAGATTGAAAGCCGATAAAGATATCGGACTTATAGTTGTAGATTACCTTCAGTTAATGGAGAGTACGAGAGGTACGGAAAACAGAGTACAGGAAGTTTCGCAGGTGACAAGAAGTCTGAAGGGACTGGCAAAAGAAATGGGAGTCCCGGTTATTGTAGCTTCCCAGCTTTCCCGCGCCACTGAAAAACAGGAGAAAATGGAAAGAAGGCCGTTACTTTCTCATCTTCGTGAGTCGGGCTCTATCGAACAGGATGCTGATGCCGTACTTATGCTTTACAGAGAATCCTACTACAACAGAGAGATTGAAAACAAAGCAGAGACAGAACTGATAATTGCAAAGCAAAGAAACGGTCCCGTAGGTACCCTCAAAATAGCCTTCCTTGACGAATACGCAAAGTTCGACAATCTTACAATTGCCCCGCAGCCCCTGCCTTCTGCTCCGGAAGAAATGTGAAGAAGTGCAGCAAGGGAAGCAAAAACAGAAAGTGAAGTAGTCGAAGTAAAAAGCCTGGTCGCCTTTCTGCGTAGCAGTCCGCCAAGCTTAAGGGCGGAAAGAGCAGTAACAATAAGTTTTTTCGTAGTTGCCTGATTTATCAGGCGCTTTTCCGCAGGAAAAGTTCTCGTAAGGAAAATATTTATGTTAAGTAAAATCTTTTCGTAGCGTCGGCTGTCAATCCGACGAACTCTGCCGCAGAAGGGGCAAATCGAGTATATTTTTGCTAATACTACCTATAGCCAATTTAATCCTTCCACCCACTATATATTGCGTTAATATCAGACGGTAGTTTTTCCTGCCCTCATTAAATTGTAAATTCCTTTGTAGTTATCAACATACTTTGTTATAATATACTTTTGCAGTGGTAGTTCTTAAGGTTGTATCAGTGTCCACCTGCGGTGAGATCTCGTCTCGCCCTAGGCGGACGGAGAATCCGGTAGTTTTGTAATCTCATCAAAAGATCCGCCTTAAATAATTGGCGGAAGTGGAATCTTTTTGGGAGGAAGAGTTATATGAAAATGTCAAAGTTACTTATCAGCGGTTTGGTATTATTCTTAACTGTTTCGGGGTATTCACAAACACAGGATCTTAAACAGGAATTGCTGAATAAAGGTCTTGTAAGTAAAACTGATATTGAAAAAGCGTTAAAAGATCCCAACAATAAGGAAGCAGGCGAAACTCAAGTTGTTCTTCCCTCTAAAGAAGAAAAAAAACCGGAGATAGAGGTTCCTTCAGTTATTGAAGAGTTATTCATAAGAGAAGTAAAGGAAAAGCATGATGACTACATAGAAACAGGGAAAGAAAGTAAAGAAGGAGAAGCAGGGGAAGTAAAAGAAGCAGATACGGAAAAAGAAAAAAAGTTTTTAAAACAGTTTGGGTATAATATATTTAAGGCGGCGTCCACTACGTTTGCGCCTACGGACAATGTTCCTGTCGGACCGGACTATATTGTAGGGCCGGGGGACAATTTTGTGGTTTACGTCTGGGGTAAGCTGGTGCAGGAGACGTTCAGCTTGACTGTGGACAGAGACGGTAAGATATCACTCCCGAAAGCCGGGGCTGTGTTTTTATGGGGTATGAAGTTTGGGGAAGCGGAAAAACTCATAAAAGACGCCCTTTCTCAAAACTACGCTAATTTTTCTATCAACGTTACGATGGGCAAGCTTCGCACCATCAGGATCTTTGTCCTCGGGGAAGTGAAAAAGCCGGGCGGGTACACCATCAGTTCTCTTTCAACGCTCTTTCATTCTCTCTATGAAGCCGGCGGCCCGACAAAAGTTGGCTCTTTAAGAAAAGTAAAACTTATCAGGGATAATAAGGTCGTTTCCACCATAGACCTTTATGATTTCCTCTTGGTCGGCGAAAAGGGACTGGATGTAAAACTTCAGTCCAATGATACGGTTTTCGTCCCGTCCATCGGCGCGGTAGCCGGGGTAACGGGGAATATTAAAAAGCCCGGTATCTACGAACTTGCGGGAGAGACAAAACTTTCAGCTCTCATGAAAATGGTGGGCGGTGTCACCCCTTCCGGATATGTTTCGCGCATTCAAATAGAGCGCACGATAAACGGCGAGAGAAAAGCAGTCCTGGATGTAGAGCTTAAAACCGGGGACGCGCTAAAAGACGGCAAGGATATAATAGTAAATGACGGCGACCTCATCACGGTCTTCCCCATTAATAAGCTGAAATATAATTATGTCACCCTGTACGGTAATGTCGGCAGGCCTGCGGAATATGAGCTTACTCCGGGTCTCAAGGTGAAGGAGCTGATAGAAAAAGCCGGAGGCATTCTTCCCGGCACCTATTTAAACAGAGCGGAAATAAGCAGGTATAAAAATGACAAAGCGAGAGAGATAGTCGCATTTGACCCGGATAAACTTTTAAAGGGCGATGTGAAAGAAAATCAAGCGCTCAAAGAGTGGGATGAAGTCACTGTTTATTCCCAGTCTGAGATTCTCCCCGTTCAGTATGTTGAGATCAGCGGCGCGGTAAACAAAGAAGGAAGGTTCGAGCTTGCCGAAAAGATGAAAGTCTCGGATCTGATCTTCAAAGCCAAAGGCCTGAAAAAAACGGCCTCCATGGACTCAGCCGAACTCTTTAAGATAGTCTTCGGGAAACAGCCTGAAATCAAAAAGATAAACCTGAAAAAGCTCCTGGTAGAAGGGGTTTTCGATGAGGACTATATTCTTGAAGCCGGAGATCATTTATTCATAAGAGAAGAAACTTCCTGGACAAAGAAAAAGAAAATAACCTTATCAGGCGAAGTGAAATTCCCCGGAGTCTATGTTGCAGACAGTAATGAAAAGCTTTCAAGTGTATTAGAAAGAGCAGGCGGTTATTCTGAAAAAGCCTCTCCAAAATCTGCGGTATTTACCAGAGAATCTGTAAAAACCATTCAACAGAAAACGATGCTTAAGTATATGCAGCGTCTCCAGCAGGAAGTTGCCGCCGAAGGCGCAAAGCTTGCCGCTACCGGTCAGACAGATGCTGACAC
Coding sequences within it:
- a CDS encoding redox-regulated ATPase YchF, whose product is MKLGIVGLPNVGKSTLFNALTKLAAEVANFPFTTINPNVGIVTVFDERLEKLSKIIPHEKLTFTTVEFVDIAGLVKGASKGEGLGNQFLSHIREVDGILHVVRCFEDENVVHVSGSVDPVRDAEIINTELLLADLEHVEKGFQKIQKLLKTNNKKVFQEQDMLRKIKENLNKGVPVRLIKFEEHEAEFMTQYFFLTSKPMLYLANVSENKSPAVTKLKEKAKEENAEVVEIMSKLELEMCSLTEEECKEFGKEYGIDEAGLKRLVKAAHSLLGLITFFTVKEPEIRSWSISANTKAPKAAGKIHSDMERGFISAEVINTEELLKIGSWSEARAKGALALQGKEYTVKDGDVIQFRFGL
- a CDS encoding 30S ribosomal protein S6, producing MIVYETTFVVDGKTPEAEVEKLTAKFTQIITTAKGEIVKIEKLGKRELSYMIGNSKDGYYVYIEAKMDGEIVKEVERNYRISDAVLRYLTIKKVIHKPIKKKKKKVVAAASTAPAVPSVPAAK
- a CDS encoding single-stranded DNA-binding protein; translation: MASLNKVMLIGNLTRDPELKYIPSGSAVGTLNIAVNRKYKAQDGSLKDDVCFVRVTVWGKPAENCNEYLSKGSPVYIEGRLQFKSWEKDGQKRSSLDVVAERVQFLGGKKGAATGGDSEAIPEEPIEGAAGGGSEEDKPPF
- a CDS encoding 30S ribosomal protein S18; translated protein: MENRYESRGESRGDSRGGDRGGDRGGSRSDGPGGRGARPRGKFFKGPRRKQCRFCTEENMTIDYKNVSMLRQFLTERAKIVPRRTTGNCAKHQRQMTEAVKRARVLALVPFTVE
- a CDS encoding 50S ribosomal protein L9, giving the protein MKVILIKDVDKIGKKGDIKNVSDGYARNFLFAKNVAVPATETSIKGVEEMKKRDVIKLAKEKEVFVELASKLGKLSLTITTQVGEEDKMFGAVTTEDIAEAIKKEGFEVDKRKIDLVEPIKALGAFDVGIKLHPEVTATVKVWVVKK
- a CDS encoding replicative DNA helicase, encoding MANEKLPPQNIEAEKSVIGSMLIEPEALQKVVELLKEDSFYRDSHRKIFSAVMRLFDNNQPVDLITVAEELKKNNELDRVGGAEYIAELINTVPTAANVEYYAGIVKEKSALRDLINISTAIITDAYNENSVADTLLDKAEHQIFSISEKRIRPGFLKMKDLVHASIQKIEELSYKQVLVTGVPTGFEKLDEMTTGLHGGELIVIAARPGMGKTSLCLSIALNASIRYKIPVAIFSLEMAADQIVLRMLSAEARVSMHRLRSGKTYDNEWPNITMAASHLAEAPIYIDDSSSISALEIKAKCRRLKADKDIGLIVVDYLQLMESTRGTENRVQEVSQVTRSLKGLAKEMGVPVIVASQLSRATEKQEKMERRPLLSHLRESGSIEQDADAVLMLYRESYYNREIENKAETELIIAKQRNGPVGTLKIAFLDEYAKFDNLTIAPQPLPSAPEEM